In Cyclopterus lumpus isolate fCycLum1 chromosome 17, fCycLum1.pri, whole genome shotgun sequence, a genomic segment contains:
- the efcab14 gene encoding EF-hand calcium-binding domain-containing protein 14, whose amino-acid sequence MKKRKELNALIGLGDSKRKKTKKGTGHRLLRTEPPDSESDSSSDDDEFNGMSGGANVGKRSYTQCCTVCYPLFLFIILAACVMACSGLIWMQIALKEDLDSLKEKLHSMESSQKVSSSEIPKLSEDLKNKDRKLDDIENGDKGLSKLWSNLTEMNRKISLLDSAVNHLKVNLKSAADLVSLPATVEELQKSVATIGSTLTSVQHDVKTMQAALESQKKEEELKKTMDITDLRKAVSEANKTEELHHTQTDEHIHVLLSTVAELQQRMSSLENGSKQSSKNNDDAAKTTSGGPATDAAKKEAAATKATPGGVQEASTPLTEPQTEPQTSRRPRSSNRSKRNAEATCPKRLFLPGVSSLKDLEDIFQQEGVGRGSLGLNYHGLRKVFRAATPDARTMECFDDDGNRRFSLTELRAAVGL is encoded by the exons atgaagaagcgGAAGGAGCTGAACGCCCTGATCGGACTCGGGGAcagcaagaggaagaagacCAAGAAGGGGACGGGTCACCGGCTGCTCCGCACCGAGCCGCCGGACTCCGAGTCCGACTCCAGCTCGGACGACGACGAGTTCAACGGCATGAGCGGCGGAGCCAACGTCGGGAA GAGAAGCTACACGCAGTGCTGCACCGTGTGCTACCCCTTGTTTCTGTTCATCATACTCGCTGCCTGCGTCATGGCCTGCTCCGGACTCATATGGATGCAGATTGCGCTGAAGGAAGATCTCGACTCGCTGAAAGAAAAGCTGCACAGCA TGGAATCCAGCCAGAAGGTGTCGTCAAGCGAAATACCAAAACTAAGCGAGGACCTGAAAAACAAGGACAGGAAGCTCGACGACATTGAAAACGGGGACAAGGGGTTGAGCAAGCtctggtctaacctcacagaaatgaacagaaag ATCAGTTTGCTGGACTCTGCAGTAAACCATTTAAAGGTCAACTTGAAGTCAGCCGCCGACTTGGTCAGCCTTCCCGCTACAGTTGAAGAGCTTCAAAAG AGTGTTGCTACAATTGGCAGCACGCTCACAAGTGTGCAGCATGACGTGAAGACGATGCAGGCTGCGCTTGAAAGtcagaagaaagaggaagagttgAAGAAGACGATG GACATCACAGACCTGAGAAAAGCAGTGAGTGAGGCGAACAAGACAGAGGAGCTGCATCACACGCAGACCGACGAGCACATCCACGTCCTCCTCTCTACGGTCGCAGAGCTCCAGCAGAGAATGTCGTCATTAGAGAACGGCTCAAAGCAAAGC TCGAAGAACAACGACGACGCGGCAAAAACCACCAGCGGAGGTCCAGCGACCGACGCGGCGAAAAAAGAAGCCGCGGCAACCAAAGCGACGCCCGGGGGCGTGCAAG aGGCGTCCACGCCACTGACGGAGCCTCAGACGGAGCCTCAGACGAGCAGACGCCCGCGCTCCTCAAACCGCTCCAAGAGGAATGCTGAGGCAACGTGCCCAAAGAGGTTGTTCTTGCCTGGAGTCAGTTCTCTGAAAG ACTTGGAAGACATCTTCCAGCAGGAGGGCGTTGGACGCGGCTCCCTCGGATTGAACTACCACGGCCTGAGGAAAGTGTTTCGAGCGGCGACTCCCGATGCTCGCACCATGGAGTGTTTCGACGACGACGGGAACCGGAGGTTCTCCCTGACGGAGCTGAGAGCTGCTGTAGGTTTGTGA
- the znf830 gene encoding zinc finger protein 830: MASSKKGKKVVNQEELRRLMRQKQRQTTDKKRVESPFAKYNSLEHLSCVLCNVHVKSELLWPAHVLGKQHKEKVAELKGGKSLPVVAPQMQPAKRKAPDSEDASGKKVKPSAGAGQSASSGLPGDFFEKPGKRGTGSDKAAGPSLLAGVYDDEDEGEGRAEEAGPAGTTDPAPKETDAAGLPDDFFDSSLPSAPAISHSGSILKADVQEKSPEKKENTAEALPEGFFDDPVRDAKVRKVDAPKDHMDKEWDEFQKEIRQVNTKSEAIVAEDDEEGRLERQIDEIDEQIECYKRVEVLRDKRDVAKSHVLPSEESMEVDGSDEEEEDEEELLGLLARDWRAKGALA; encoded by the coding sequence ATGGCGTCCTCAAAGAAGGGGAAGAAAGTGGTGAATCAAGAGGAACTCCGACGCTTGATGAGGCAAAAACAAAGGCAGACAACGGACAAGAAGCGCGTCGAGTCTCCTTTTGCTAAATACAACAGTCTCGAGCACCTCAGCTGTGTCCTGTGCAATGTGCACGTTAAGTCCGAACTGCTGTGGCCGGCGCACGTACTCGGCAAACAGCATAAAGAGAAAGTTGCCGAGCTGAAGGGAGGAAAGAGTCTACCGGTGGTGGCACCGCAGATGCAACCGGCGAAGAGGAAGGCACCGGACAGCGAGGACGCGAGCGGAAAGAAGGTGAAACCCTCGGCGGGTGCGGGTCAGTCCGCGTCGTCGGGGCTGCCGGGAGATTTCTTTGAGAAACCCGGCAAAAGGGGAACCGGTTCTGATAAAGCTGCTGGTCCAAGTCTGCTGGCTGGAGTTTATGATGACGAGGATGAGGGTGAAGGACGTGCCGAAGAGGCGGGTCCGGCAGGGACCACAGATCCCGCTCCCAAAGAGACCGACGCCGCAGGACTCCCCGATGATTTCTTCGACAGCTCCCTCCCGTCCGCACCTGCCATCTCCCACTCGGGCTCCATCCTGAAAGCGGACGTGCAGGAGAAGAGCCCCGAAAAGAAGGAGAACACCGCCGAGGCGCTGCCGGAGGGCTTCTTCGACGACCCGGTGAGGGACGCCAAGGTGCGCAAAGTCGACGCGCCCAAAGACCACATGGACAAGGAGTGGGACGAGTTTCAGAAGGAGATCCGACAGGTCAACACCAAGTCGGAAGCCATCGTGgcggaggacgacgaggagggcCGCCTCGAACGGCAGATCGACGAGATCGACGAGCAGATCGAGTGCTACAAGCGAGTGGAGGTGCTGAGAGACAAGCGGGACGTGGCGAAGAGCCACGTTCTGCCCAGCGAGGAGAGCATGGAGGTCGATGGCAgcgacgaggaagaggaggacgaagaggagctGCTGGGGCTCCTGGCCCGGGACTGGAGGGCTAAAGGGGCACTGGCTTAA
- the LOC117746019 gene encoding ankyrin repeat domain-containing protein 13C-like, which produces MTGEKIRAVRKDHNKPNKNEEITDAYDETSNGTIPNGTGNHCKSNKVFQKAAKTSTLLLQQQQQQHNANNINGNPSSVDTVATDSNQNPIILTSEDLAFPVHECVFKGDVRLLSSLIRTHSITQKDVHGNTPLHLAVMMGHKECALLLLAHNAPVKIKNAQGWSPLAEAISYGDRQMITAILRKLKQQSRESVEDKRPKLLNALKELGDFYLELHWDFQSWVPLLSRMLPSDACKIYKQGLNIRLDTTLIDFTDMKCQRGDLSFIFNGEAEPSQSFVVLDNEAKVYQRIHHEESEMETEEEVDILMSSDVYSATLSTKSISFSRSQMGWLFREDKTERIGNFLADFYAVNGLVLESRKRREHLSEEDISRNKAIMESLSKGGSISEQNFEPVRRQSLTAPAPNTISWEEYITAEQGKPPHLGRELVCKESKKNFKANVAMSQDFPLGIESLLNVLEVIAPFKHFNKLREFVQMKLPPGFPVKLDIPVFPTITATVTFQEFRYDKFEESTFVIPAEYKEDPSRFPDL; this is translated from the exons ATGACGGGGGAGAAGATACGCGCCGTCCGGAAGGACCACAACAAACCGAACAAGAACGAGGAGATCACGGACGCGTACGACGAGACCTCCAACGGGACCATCCCGAACGGGACCGGCAACCACTGCAAGTCCAACAAGGTTTTTCAGAAAGCTGCCAAAACCTCGACTCTgctactacaacaacaacaacaacaacacaacgcGAACAACATCAACGGAAACCCCTCCTCGGTCGACACCGTCGCCACCGACAGCAACCAGAACCCGATCATCCTGACGAGCGAGGACTTGGCGTTCCCCGTCCACGAGTGCGTGTTCAAGGGGGATGTGCGTCTGCTGTCCTCTCTCATCAGGACCCACAGCATCACTCAGAAAGATGTGCACG GGAACACACCTCTTCACCTGGCTGTGATGATGGGCCACAAAG AATGCGCCCTCCTCCTGCTGGCTCACAACGCTCCCGTAAAGATAAAGAATGCCCAGGGGTGGAGCCCTCTGGCAGAAGCCATCAGCTATGGCGACCGGCAAATGA TCACAGCAATCCTGAGGAAGTTGAAGCAGCAGTCCAGGGAGAGCGTGGAGGACAAGAGGCCGAAGTTACTGAACGCTCTGAAGGAG CTCGGCGACTTCTATCTGGAGCTGCACTGGGACTTTCAGAGCTGGG TGCCTCTGCTGTCCCGGATGCTTCCATCTGATGCCTGTAAGATCTACAAGCAGGGGCTTAACATCAG gCTCGACACCACTCTCATAGACTTCACTGACATGAAGTGTCAGCGCGGGGACCTCAGCTTCATTTTCAACGGCGAGGCCGAGCCCTCCCAGTCCTTTGTGGTTCTGGACAACGAAGCAAAAGTGTACCAAAGAATACACCACgag GAGTCGGAGATGGAGaccgaggaggaggtggacatccTGATGAGCAGTGACGTCTACTCCGCGACGCTGTCCACCAAGTCCATCTCCTTCTCCCGCAGTCAGATGGGCTGGCTGTTCAGGGAGGACAAGACG GAGAGGATCGGGAACTTCCTGGCCGACTTCTACGCCGTGAACGGCCTGGTGCTGGAGTCCCGGAAGCGGCGGGAGCACCTGAGCGAGGAGGACATCTCGAGGAACAAAGCCATCATGGAGAGCTTGAGCAAAGGCGGCAGCATCAGCGAGCAGAACTTTGAG CCCGTGAGACGGCAGTCCCTCACAGCGCCCGCCCCCAACACCATTTCTTGGGAGGAGTACATCACCGCGGAGCAAGGGAA GCCGCCTCATCTCGGCAGAGAGCTCGTGTGTAAAGAAAGCAAGAAGAACTTCAAAGCCAACGTAGCCATGAGCCAGGACTTCCCTCTGGGCATCGAGTC GTTACTCAACGTGCTGGAGGTCATCGCCCCGTTCAAGCACTTCAACAAACTCCGGGAGTTCGTGCAGATGAAGCTTCCTCCGGGGTTCCCCGTCAAACTGG ACATCCCCGTCTTCCCCACGATCACGGCCACCGTCACTTTTCAGGAATTCCGCTACGATAAATTCGAAGAGTCTACTTTCGTCATCCCGGCCGAATACAAAGAAGATCCCAGTCGCTTCCCCGACCTCTGA
- the LOC117746237 gene encoding serine/arginine-rich splicing factor 11-like isoform X2 — protein sequence MNYTTKVVQVTNVSPSTTSEQMRTLFGFLGTIEELKLFPPDDSQMPVTSRVCFVKFQEPESVGVSQHLTNTVFVDRALIVVPFAEGSIPDEAKALSLLAPANAVAGILPGGGLLPTPNPISNQGMGGNPFGVPNMDAMAAFGFPGANMNPQAADQLLKFMTDPKLNPLAAGLNLSASLKADASNKEIEEAMKRVREAQSLISAAIEPGNKESKKKRSRSRSRSRRRRSRSRSRHRRTRSRSRRRSTSRPKRRSKSPRRRHTDSSRDQSRRSPSRSRDRKKEDSGRRRSKTPPKSYSTARRSHSGDRRRRRSRSHSRSPPKKRSPSPRRHKKEKKRDKERDKDRKSDRVREEPERERSPSKKKKSKDKERERERERERERKSDGEKGDVKVTRDYDEEEQGYDGEKERLERKDSDDSALSPQSVEGNGTSRPVKQAKVNGDDDHHEEDMDVSD from the exons ATGAACTACACCACCAAGGTGGTCCAGGTGACCAATGTGTCGCCGAGCACAACGTCGGAGCAGATGAGGACGCTGTTCGGCTTTTTGGGAACTATCGAAGAACTGAAGTTATTTCCACCAGA TGACTCCCAGATGCCGGTGACGTCGCGGGTGTGCTTTGTGAAGTTCCAGGAGCCGGAGTCCGTCGGCGTGTCTCAACATCTGACCAACACCGTGTTTGTGGACCGAGCGTTGATCGTGGTCCCGTTCGCCGAAG GCTCTATTCCTGATGAGGCTAAAGCTTTGTCGCTGTTGGCGCCGGCAAACGCCGTTGCGGGAATCCTGCCGGGAGGAGGACTTCTTCCAACGCCCAACCCCATCTCCAATCAAGGG ATGGGAGGAAACCCTTTCGGTGTTCCCAACATGGATGCAATGGCTGCTTTTGGATTCCCAGGAGCCAACATGAACCCACAG gctGCTGACCAGCTGTTAAAGTTCATGACAGATCCAAA ACTGAATCCTTTGGCTGCCGGCTTGAACCTGAGTGCAAGTCTGAAGGCTGACGCTTCTAATAAAGAAATCGAAGAAGCCATGAAGAGAGTCCGCGAGGCCCAGTCGCTCATTTCTGCTGCCATTGAACCTGGAA ATAAGGAAAGCAAAAAGAAGCGCTCTCGTAGTCGTTCCAGGTCCAGGAGGAGGCGGTCCAGATCACGTTCCAGACACAG GCGAACCAGGAGCCGATCGCGGCGGCGATCGACCTCCAGACCCAAGCGGCGCTCCAAAAGCCCTCGCAGGAGACACACCGACTCCTCCAGAGACCAAAGCAGGCGATCTCCGAGCAGATCCAG AGATAGAAAGAAGGAAGactcagggaggaggagatccAAAACGCCGCCTAAGAGCTATAGCACAGCCAGGAGATCGCACAGCGGGGACCG GAGACGCAGGAGAAGTCGAAGCCACAGCCGATCTCCACCCAAAAAGAGGTCTCCGTCTCCACGGAG acacaagaaggagaagaagagggacaAGGAACGAGACAAGGACCGCAAGAGTGACCGAGTTCGCGAGGAACCGGAACGCGAACGCTCCCccagcaagaagaagaaaagcaaggacaaagagagggagagggagcgagagagggagcgagagaggaaatCGGACGGCGAGAAAGGAGACGTCAAG GTCACCAGAGATTATGATGAGGAAGAACAAGGCTATGACGGCGAGAaggagaggctggagaggaAGGATTCTGACGACTCTGCTTTGTCTCCTCAGTCTGTAGAAGGCAACGGCACGTCGCGGCCTGTGAAGCAGGCCAAAGTTAACGGAGACGACGATCACCACGAAGAGGACATGGATGTCAGCGattag
- the LOC117746237 gene encoding serine/arginine-rich splicing factor 11-like isoform X5 has product MGGNPFGVPNMDAMAAFGFPGANMNPQAADQLLKFMTDPKLNPLAAGLNLSASLKADASNKEIEEAMKRVREAQSLISAAIEPGNKESKKKRSRSRSRSRRRRSRSRSRHRRTRSRSRRRSTSRPKRRSKSPRRRHTDSSRDQSRRSPSRSRDRKKEDSGRRRSKTPPKSYSTARRSHSGDRRRRRSRSHSRSPPKKRSPSPRRHKKEKKRDKERDKDRKSDRVREEPERERSPSKKKKSKDKERERERERERERKSDGEKGDVKVTRDYDEEEQGYDGEKERLERKDSDDSALSPQSVEGNGTSRPVKQAKVNGDDDHHEEDMDVSD; this is encoded by the exons ATGGGAGGAAACCCTTTCGGTGTTCCCAACATGGATGCAATGGCTGCTTTTGGATTCCCAGGAGCCAACATGAACCCACAG gctGCTGACCAGCTGTTAAAGTTCATGACAGATCCAAA ACTGAATCCTTTGGCTGCCGGCTTGAACCTGAGTGCAAGTCTGAAGGCTGACGCTTCTAATAAAGAAATCGAAGAAGCCATGAAGAGAGTCCGCGAGGCCCAGTCGCTCATTTCTGCTGCCATTGAACCTGGAA ATAAGGAAAGCAAAAAGAAGCGCTCTCGTAGTCGTTCCAGGTCCAGGAGGAGGCGGTCCAGATCACGTTCCAGACACAG GCGAACCAGGAGCCGATCGCGGCGGCGATCGACCTCCAGACCCAAGCGGCGCTCCAAAAGCCCTCGCAGGAGACACACCGACTCCTCCAGAGACCAAAGCAGGCGATCTCCGAGCAGATCCAG AGATAGAAAGAAGGAAGactcagggaggaggagatccAAAACGCCGCCTAAGAGCTATAGCACAGCCAGGAGATCGCACAGCGGGGACCG GAGACGCAGGAGAAGTCGAAGCCACAGCCGATCTCCACCCAAAAAGAGGTCTCCGTCTCCACGGAG acacaagaaggagaagaagagggacaAGGAACGAGACAAGGACCGCAAGAGTGACCGAGTTCGCGAGGAACCGGAACGCGAACGCTCCCccagcaagaagaagaaaagcaaggacaaagagagggagagggagcgagagagggagcgagagaggaaatCGGACGGCGAGAAAGGAGACGTCAAG GTCACCAGAGATTATGATGAGGAAGAACAAGGCTATGACGGCGAGAaggagaggctggagaggaAGGATTCTGACGACTCTGCTTTGTCTCCTCAGTCTGTAGAAGGCAACGGCACGTCGCGGCCTGTGAAGCAGGCCAAAGTTAACGGAGACGACGATCACCACGAAGAGGACATGGATGTCAGCGattag
- the LOC117746237 gene encoding serine/arginine-rich splicing factor 11-like isoform X3 — translation MNYTTKVVQVTNVSPSTTSEQMRTLFGFLGTIEELKLFPPDDSQMPVTSRVCFVKFQEPESVGVSQHLTNTVFVDRALIVVPFAEGSIPDEAKALSLLAPANAVAGILPGGGLLPTPNPISNQGMGGNPFGVPNMDAMAAFGFPGANMNPQAADQLLKFMTDPKLNPLAAGLNLSASLKADASNKEIEEAMKRVREAQSLISAAIEPGNKESKKKRSRSRSRSRRRRSRSRSRHRRTRSRSRRRSTSRPKRRSKSPRRRHTDSSRDQSRRSPSRSRDRKKEDSGRRRSKTPPKSYSTARRSHSGDRRRRRSRSHSRSPPKKRSPSPRRHKKEKKRDKERDKDRKSDRVREEPERERSPSKKKKSKDKERERERERERERKSDGEKGDVKVGRSVEGNGTSRPVKQAKVNGDDDHHEEDMDVSD, via the exons ATGAACTACACCACCAAGGTGGTCCAGGTGACCAATGTGTCGCCGAGCACAACGTCGGAGCAGATGAGGACGCTGTTCGGCTTTTTGGGAACTATCGAAGAACTGAAGTTATTTCCACCAGA TGACTCCCAGATGCCGGTGACGTCGCGGGTGTGCTTTGTGAAGTTCCAGGAGCCGGAGTCCGTCGGCGTGTCTCAACATCTGACCAACACCGTGTTTGTGGACCGAGCGTTGATCGTGGTCCCGTTCGCCGAAG GCTCTATTCCTGATGAGGCTAAAGCTTTGTCGCTGTTGGCGCCGGCAAACGCCGTTGCGGGAATCCTGCCGGGAGGAGGACTTCTTCCAACGCCCAACCCCATCTCCAATCAAGGG ATGGGAGGAAACCCTTTCGGTGTTCCCAACATGGATGCAATGGCTGCTTTTGGATTCCCAGGAGCCAACATGAACCCACAG gctGCTGACCAGCTGTTAAAGTTCATGACAGATCCAAA ACTGAATCCTTTGGCTGCCGGCTTGAACCTGAGTGCAAGTCTGAAGGCTGACGCTTCTAATAAAGAAATCGAAGAAGCCATGAAGAGAGTCCGCGAGGCCCAGTCGCTCATTTCTGCTGCCATTGAACCTGGAA ATAAGGAAAGCAAAAAGAAGCGCTCTCGTAGTCGTTCCAGGTCCAGGAGGAGGCGGTCCAGATCACGTTCCAGACACAG GCGAACCAGGAGCCGATCGCGGCGGCGATCGACCTCCAGACCCAAGCGGCGCTCCAAAAGCCCTCGCAGGAGACACACCGACTCCTCCAGAGACCAAAGCAGGCGATCTCCGAGCAGATCCAG AGATAGAAAGAAGGAAGactcagggaggaggagatccAAAACGCCGCCTAAGAGCTATAGCACAGCCAGGAGATCGCACAGCGGGGACCG GAGACGCAGGAGAAGTCGAAGCCACAGCCGATCTCCACCCAAAAAGAGGTCTCCGTCTCCACGGAG acacaagaaggagaagaagagggacaAGGAACGAGACAAGGACCGCAAGAGTGACCGAGTTCGCGAGGAACCGGAACGCGAACGCTCCCccagcaagaagaagaaaagcaaggacaaagagagggagagggagcgagagagggagcgagagaggaaatCGGACGGCGAGAAAGGAGACGTCAAGGTCGGTAGA TCTGTAGAAGGCAACGGCACGTCGCGGCCTGTGAAGCAGGCCAAAGTTAACGGAGACGACGATCACCACGAAGAGGACATGGATGTCAGCGattag
- the LOC117746237 gene encoding serine/arginine-rich splicing factor 11-like isoform X1 yields MNYTTKVVQVTNVSPSTTSEQMRTLFGFLGTIEELKLFPPDDSQMPVTSRVCFVKFQEPESVGVSQHLTNTVFVDRALIVVPFAEGSIPDEAKALSLLAPANAVAGILPGGGLLPTPNPISNQGMGGNPFGVPNMDAMAAFGFPGANMNPQAADQLLKFMTDPKLNPLAAGLNLSASLKADASNKEIEEAMKRVREAQSLISAAIEPGNKESKKKRSRSRSRSRRRRSRSRSRHRRTRSRSRRRSTSRPKRRSKSPRRRHTDSSRDQSRRSPSRSRDRKKEDSGRRRSKTPPKSYSTARRSHSGDRRRRRSRSHSRSPPKKRSPSPRRHKKEKKRDKERDKDRKSDRVREEPERERSPSKKKKSKDKERERERERERERKSDGEKGDVKVGRVTRDYDEEEQGYDGEKERLERKDSDDSALSPQSVEGNGTSRPVKQAKVNGDDDHHEEDMDVSD; encoded by the exons ATGAACTACACCACCAAGGTGGTCCAGGTGACCAATGTGTCGCCGAGCACAACGTCGGAGCAGATGAGGACGCTGTTCGGCTTTTTGGGAACTATCGAAGAACTGAAGTTATTTCCACCAGA TGACTCCCAGATGCCGGTGACGTCGCGGGTGTGCTTTGTGAAGTTCCAGGAGCCGGAGTCCGTCGGCGTGTCTCAACATCTGACCAACACCGTGTTTGTGGACCGAGCGTTGATCGTGGTCCCGTTCGCCGAAG GCTCTATTCCTGATGAGGCTAAAGCTTTGTCGCTGTTGGCGCCGGCAAACGCCGTTGCGGGAATCCTGCCGGGAGGAGGACTTCTTCCAACGCCCAACCCCATCTCCAATCAAGGG ATGGGAGGAAACCCTTTCGGTGTTCCCAACATGGATGCAATGGCTGCTTTTGGATTCCCAGGAGCCAACATGAACCCACAG gctGCTGACCAGCTGTTAAAGTTCATGACAGATCCAAA ACTGAATCCTTTGGCTGCCGGCTTGAACCTGAGTGCAAGTCTGAAGGCTGACGCTTCTAATAAAGAAATCGAAGAAGCCATGAAGAGAGTCCGCGAGGCCCAGTCGCTCATTTCTGCTGCCATTGAACCTGGAA ATAAGGAAAGCAAAAAGAAGCGCTCTCGTAGTCGTTCCAGGTCCAGGAGGAGGCGGTCCAGATCACGTTCCAGACACAG GCGAACCAGGAGCCGATCGCGGCGGCGATCGACCTCCAGACCCAAGCGGCGCTCCAAAAGCCCTCGCAGGAGACACACCGACTCCTCCAGAGACCAAAGCAGGCGATCTCCGAGCAGATCCAG AGATAGAAAGAAGGAAGactcagggaggaggagatccAAAACGCCGCCTAAGAGCTATAGCACAGCCAGGAGATCGCACAGCGGGGACCG GAGACGCAGGAGAAGTCGAAGCCACAGCCGATCTCCACCCAAAAAGAGGTCTCCGTCTCCACGGAG acacaagaaggagaagaagagggacaAGGAACGAGACAAGGACCGCAAGAGTGACCGAGTTCGCGAGGAACCGGAACGCGAACGCTCCCccagcaagaagaagaaaagcaaggacaaagagagggagagggagcgagagagggagcgagagaggaaatCGGACGGCGAGAAAGGAGACGTCAAGGTCGGTAGA GTCACCAGAGATTATGATGAGGAAGAACAAGGCTATGACGGCGAGAaggagaggctggagaggaAGGATTCTGACGACTCTGCTTTGTCTCCTCAGTCTGTAGAAGGCAACGGCACGTCGCGGCCTGTGAAGCAGGCCAAAGTTAACGGAGACGACGATCACCACGAAGAGGACATGGATGTCAGCGattag
- the LOC117746237 gene encoding serine/arginine-rich splicing factor 11-like isoform X4, protein MNYTTKVVQVTNVSPSTTSEQMRTLFGFLGTIEELKLFPPDDSQMPVTSRVCFVKFQEPESVGVSQHLTNTVFVDRALIVVPFAEGSIPDEAKALSLLAPANAVAGILPGGGLLPTPNPISNQGMGGNPFGVPNMDAMAAFGFPGANMNPQAADQLLKFMTDPKLNPLAAGLNLSASLKADASNKEIEEAMKRVREAQSLISAAIEPGNKESKKKRSRSRSRSRRRRSRSRSRHRRTRSRSRRRSTSRPKRRSKSPRRRHTDSSRDQSRRSPSRSRDRKKEDSGRRRSKTPPKSYSTARRSHSGDRRRRRSRSHSRSPPKKRSPSPRRHKKEKKRDKERDKDRKSDRVREEPERERSPSKKKKSKDKERERERERERERKSDGEKGDVKSVEGNGTSRPVKQAKVNGDDDHHEEDMDVSD, encoded by the exons ATGAACTACACCACCAAGGTGGTCCAGGTGACCAATGTGTCGCCGAGCACAACGTCGGAGCAGATGAGGACGCTGTTCGGCTTTTTGGGAACTATCGAAGAACTGAAGTTATTTCCACCAGA TGACTCCCAGATGCCGGTGACGTCGCGGGTGTGCTTTGTGAAGTTCCAGGAGCCGGAGTCCGTCGGCGTGTCTCAACATCTGACCAACACCGTGTTTGTGGACCGAGCGTTGATCGTGGTCCCGTTCGCCGAAG GCTCTATTCCTGATGAGGCTAAAGCTTTGTCGCTGTTGGCGCCGGCAAACGCCGTTGCGGGAATCCTGCCGGGAGGAGGACTTCTTCCAACGCCCAACCCCATCTCCAATCAAGGG ATGGGAGGAAACCCTTTCGGTGTTCCCAACATGGATGCAATGGCTGCTTTTGGATTCCCAGGAGCCAACATGAACCCACAG gctGCTGACCAGCTGTTAAAGTTCATGACAGATCCAAA ACTGAATCCTTTGGCTGCCGGCTTGAACCTGAGTGCAAGTCTGAAGGCTGACGCTTCTAATAAAGAAATCGAAGAAGCCATGAAGAGAGTCCGCGAGGCCCAGTCGCTCATTTCTGCTGCCATTGAACCTGGAA ATAAGGAAAGCAAAAAGAAGCGCTCTCGTAGTCGTTCCAGGTCCAGGAGGAGGCGGTCCAGATCACGTTCCAGACACAG GCGAACCAGGAGCCGATCGCGGCGGCGATCGACCTCCAGACCCAAGCGGCGCTCCAAAAGCCCTCGCAGGAGACACACCGACTCCTCCAGAGACCAAAGCAGGCGATCTCCGAGCAGATCCAG AGATAGAAAGAAGGAAGactcagggaggaggagatccAAAACGCCGCCTAAGAGCTATAGCACAGCCAGGAGATCGCACAGCGGGGACCG GAGACGCAGGAGAAGTCGAAGCCACAGCCGATCTCCACCCAAAAAGAGGTCTCCGTCTCCACGGAG acacaagaaggagaagaagagggacaAGGAACGAGACAAGGACCGCAAGAGTGACCGAGTTCGCGAGGAACCGGAACGCGAACGCTCCCccagcaagaagaagaaaagcaaggacaaagagagggagagggagcgagagagggagcgagagaggaaatCGGACGGCGAGAAAGGAGACGTCAAG TCTGTAGAAGGCAACGGCACGTCGCGGCCTGTGAAGCAGGCCAAAGTTAACGGAGACGACGATCACCACGAAGAGGACATGGATGTCAGCGattag